In Janibacter alkaliphilus, the following proteins share a genomic window:
- the aceE gene encoding pyruvate dehydrogenase (acetyl-transferring), homodimeric type — MTVNDDRPNDGPILNGIPTHLPDIDAEETQEWLDSLDGLIDESGRSRARYVMLRLLERARAMNVGVPSLTTTDYVNTIPPEHEPWYPGDEEIERRYRAWIRWNAAVQVHRAQRPDVAVGGHISTYASAATLYEVGFNHFWRGKDHKGGGDQIFFQGHASPGMYARAFLEGRLTEEQMDGFRQEKSHVVDGEVEGLPSYPHPRLMSTFWEFPTVSMGIGPMNAIYQAQFNKYLHNRGIKDTSEQHVWAFLGDGEMDEPESRGLLQTAAFEELDNLTFVINCNLQRLDGPVRGNGKIVQELEAFFRGAGWNVIKVVWGRGWDPLLAADRDGALVNLMNQTPDGDYQTFRANDGAYVRENFFDRDPRTRKLVEDWSDADIWWRLKRGGHDYNKVYAAYKAAMEHSGQPTVILVKTIKGYGLGTHFAGRNATHQMKKLTLEDLKGLRDGLKIPISDEELEKDPYLPPYYHPGEEDEAIRYMLERRRKLGGGLPERRVDYPQLSLPPSKAYEIVKKGSGKQEVATTMAWVRLLKDLMRDKEFGKRIVPIIPDEARTFGMDSFFPTAKIYNPHGQTYTSVDAELMLAYKESTAGQLIHTGINEGGSVAAFTAAGTSYATHGEPMIPVYIFYSMFGFQRTGDGIWAAADQMSRGFLLGATAGRTTLTGEGLQHADGHSLLLAATNPAVEAWDPAFGFEIGHIMRHGLETMYGGDAPANDPSRNVIYYLTLYNEPMVMPPEPDGLDVEALLKGMYLYAEGEGDDAPRAQVLASGVGMPWALEAQQLLRDDWGVAADVWSVTSWSRLRREAMDCDEQAFLHPEDGRRTPWVTEALADRKGPVVAVSDYMKQVQDQIGPWVPGDYAALGTDGFGFSDTRAAARRFFHVDGPSVAVRTLQMLAERGEVAQDVPAKAAEKYRLLDVTAGESGNAGGDA; from the coding sequence GTCCCGTCGCTGACCACCACCGACTACGTCAACACCATCCCGCCGGAGCACGAGCCCTGGTACCCCGGTGACGAGGAGATCGAGCGGCGCTACCGCGCCTGGATCCGGTGGAACGCGGCGGTCCAGGTGCACCGCGCCCAGCGGCCCGACGTGGCCGTCGGCGGGCACATCTCCACCTACGCCTCCGCGGCCACCCTCTACGAGGTCGGCTTCAACCACTTCTGGCGAGGCAAGGACCACAAGGGCGGCGGCGACCAGATCTTCTTCCAGGGGCACGCCTCCCCCGGCATGTACGCCCGGGCCTTCCTCGAGGGACGCCTGACCGAGGAGCAGATGGACGGCTTCCGGCAGGAGAAGAGCCACGTCGTCGACGGCGAGGTCGAGGGGCTGCCCAGCTACCCGCACCCGCGACTGATGAGCACCTTCTGGGAGTTCCCGACGGTCTCGATGGGGATCGGCCCGATGAACGCGATCTACCAGGCGCAGTTCAACAAGTACCTGCACAACCGGGGCATCAAGGACACCAGCGAGCAGCACGTCTGGGCCTTCCTCGGCGACGGCGAGATGGACGAGCCGGAGAGCCGGGGGCTGCTGCAGACGGCCGCCTTCGAGGAGCTGGACAACCTCACCTTCGTCATCAACTGCAACCTGCAGCGGCTGGACGGCCCGGTGCGCGGCAACGGCAAGATCGTCCAGGAGCTCGAGGCCTTCTTCCGCGGCGCCGGGTGGAACGTCATCAAGGTCGTCTGGGGCCGCGGCTGGGACCCGCTGCTGGCCGCCGACCGCGACGGCGCGCTGGTCAACCTCATGAACCAGACGCCGGACGGCGACTACCAGACCTTCCGGGCCAACGACGGCGCCTACGTCCGGGAGAACTTCTTCGACCGCGACCCGCGCACCCGCAAGCTCGTCGAGGACTGGAGCGACGCGGACATCTGGTGGCGGCTCAAGCGCGGCGGGCACGACTACAACAAGGTCTACGCCGCCTACAAGGCCGCGATGGAGCACAGCGGGCAGCCGACGGTCATCCTCGTCAAGACGATCAAGGGCTACGGCCTGGGCACCCACTTCGCCGGCCGCAACGCCACCCACCAGATGAAGAAGCTCACCCTGGAGGACCTCAAGGGGCTGCGCGACGGGCTGAAGATCCCGATCAGCGACGAGGAGCTGGAGAAGGACCCCTACCTGCCGCCCTACTACCACCCGGGCGAGGAGGACGAGGCGATCCGCTACATGCTCGAGCGTCGCCGCAAGCTCGGTGGCGGGCTGCCGGAGCGGCGGGTGGACTACCCGCAGCTGTCGCTGCCGCCGAGCAAGGCCTACGAGATCGTCAAGAAGGGCTCCGGCAAGCAGGAGGTCGCCACGACCATGGCGTGGGTGCGCCTGCTCAAGGACCTCATGCGGGACAAGGAGTTCGGCAAGCGGATCGTGCCGATCATCCCGGACGAGGCGCGCACCTTCGGGATGGACAGCTTCTTCCCCACCGCGAAGATCTACAACCCGCACGGGCAGACCTACACCTCGGTGGACGCCGAGCTCATGCTCGCCTACAAGGAGTCCACCGCCGGGCAGCTGATCCACACCGGGATCAACGAAGGGGGCTCCGTCGCCGCCTTCACCGCGGCCGGCACCTCCTACGCCACCCACGGCGAGCCGATGATCCCGGTCTACATCTTCTACTCGATGTTCGGCTTCCAGCGCACCGGCGACGGGATCTGGGCGGCCGCCGACCAGATGAGCCGCGGCTTCCTGCTCGGCGCCACCGCCGGGCGGACCACGCTGACCGGCGAGGGGCTGCAGCACGCCGACGGGCACAGCCTGCTGCTCGCGGCGACCAACCCCGCGGTGGAGGCCTGGGACCCCGCCTTCGGCTTCGAGATCGGGCACATCATGCGCCACGGTCTGGAGACGATGTACGGCGGCGACGCCCCGGCCAACGACCCCTCGCGCAACGTCATCTACTACCTCACGCTCTACAACGAGCCGATGGTCATGCCGCCTGAGCCGGACGGTCTGGACGTCGAGGCGCTGCTGAAGGGCATGTACCTCTACGCCGAGGGCGAGGGCGACGACGCGCCGCGGGCGCAGGTGCTGGCCAGCGGCGTCGGCATGCCGTGGGCGCTGGAGGCCCAGCAGCTGCTGCGCGACGACTGGGGCGTGGCCGCCGACGTGTGGTCGGTGACCAGCTGGTCGCGGCTGCGCCGGGAGGCGATGGACTGCGACGAGCAGGCCTTCCTGCACCCCGAGGACGGGCGGCGCACGCCGTGGGTCACCGAGGCGCTGGCCGACCGGAAGGGCCCGGTCGTCGCGGTCTCGGACTACATGAAGCAGGTGCAGGACCAGATCGGTCCGTGGGTGCCGGGCGACTACGCGGCGCTGGGCACCGACGGATTCGGCTTCTCCGACACCCGGGCCGCGGCCCGCCGCTTCTTCCACGTCGACGGCCCGTCGGTCGCGGTGCGCACCCTGCAGATGCTCGCCGAGCGTGGCGAGGTGGCGCAGGACGTCCCGGCGAAGGCGGCCGAGAAGTACCGGCTGCTCGACGTCACCGCCGGCGAGTCCGGCAACGCCGGCGGCGACGCCTGA
- a CDS encoding glycerophosphodiester phosphodiesterase family protein: MRPARTVTARTVTALVAAGALAVTVAATTAPVSSAQGGGTQPGGTTVTEAEQRRSRMPDPLVISHRGASGYRPEHTEAAYRLAVQQGADYIEPDLVMTKDGVLVDRHEPEIGGTTDVADHPEFADRETTKQLDGQPVTGWFVEDFTLAELKTLRATERLPELRDESAMYDGREEILTFEEGLRLRERLSKESGRTIGIIPEIKHSTYLHELGLDPEAELARLVKRYRLNHRSAPMWTQSFELSNLKDLREKHGYRANLAFLTTAAGGPFDLADEGTTYAELTTAGSLRRLSRWLDGIGPEKAQVIPRTADGSLGEPTSLVANAHRADLQVTPWTFRAENEFLPADHRVGEDPARFGRAIDEARAFLDAGVDGLFCDQPDVCVTAREDFWAERSRRPGQPETTR, from the coding sequence ATGAGACCCGCACGCACCGTCACCGCACGCACCGTCACCGCGCTCGTCGCCGCCGGCGCGCTCGCCGTCACGGTGGCCGCGACCACGGCCCCCGTCAGCAGCGCCCAGGGCGGCGGGACCCAGCCAGGAGGGACCACCGTGACCGAGGCCGAGCAGCGACGCTCGCGGATGCCCGACCCGCTGGTGATCAGCCACCGCGGTGCCTCCGGCTACCGCCCCGAGCACACCGAGGCCGCCTACCGGCTCGCGGTGCAGCAGGGCGCCGACTACATCGAGCCGGACCTGGTGATGACCAAGGACGGGGTGCTCGTCGACCGGCACGAGCCGGAGATCGGCGGCACCACCGATGTCGCCGACCACCCCGAGTTCGCCGACCGGGAGACGACCAAGCAGCTCGACGGGCAGCCGGTGACCGGCTGGTTCGTCGAGGACTTCACGCTGGCCGAGCTCAAGACCCTGCGCGCGACGGAGCGGCTGCCGGAGCTGCGCGACGAGTCGGCGATGTACGACGGCAGGGAGGAGATCCTCACCTTCGAGGAGGGGCTGCGGCTGCGCGAGCGCCTGTCGAAGGAGAGCGGTCGGACCATCGGGATCATCCCTGAGATCAAGCACTCCACCTACCTGCACGAGCTGGGCCTCGACCCCGAGGCCGAGCTCGCCCGGCTGGTCAAGCGCTATCGGCTCAACCACCGTTCGGCGCCGATGTGGACCCAGTCCTTCGAGCTGTCCAACCTCAAGGACCTGCGCGAGAAGCACGGCTACCGCGCCAACCTCGCCTTCCTCACCACGGCCGCAGGTGGCCCCTTCGACCTCGCGGACGAAGGGACCACCTACGCCGAGCTGACCACCGCCGGCTCGCTGCGTCGGCTCTCCCGGTGGCTGGACGGGATCGGCCCGGAGAAGGCGCAGGTCATCCCGCGCACCGCGGACGGCAGCCTCGGCGAGCCGACCTCTCTGGTCGCCAACGCGCACCGCGCGGACCTGCAGGTCACCCCGTGGACCTTCCGCGCGGAGAACGAGTTCCTGCCCGCCGACCACCGGGTCGGGGAGGACCCGGCCCGCTTCGGCCGGGCCATCGACGAGGCCCGGGCCTTCCTCGACGCCGGGGTCGACGGGCTCTTCTGCGACCAGCCGGACGTCTGCGTCACCGCCCGGGAGGACTTCTGGGCGGAGCGCAGCCGTCGACCGGGTCAGCCGGAGACGACGCGGTAG
- the argG gene encoding argininosuccinate synthase — protein sequence MSKVLTSLPVGERVGIAFSGGLDTSVAVAWMREKGAVPCTYTADLGQYDEDDIASIPGRAGQYGSEVSRLVDCRRPLVEEGFAAIATGAFHIRSGGRTYFNTTPLGRAVTGTLLVRAMAEDEVSIWGDGSTFKGNDIERFYRYGLMANPALRIYKPWLDADFVSELGGRQEMSEWLTERGLPYRDSAEKAYSTDANIWGATHEAKTLEHLDEGIEVVDPIMGVAFWDPAVEIPTEDVTIRFERGRPVAIDGDDFGGDPVALVHAANAIGGRHGLGMSDQIENRVIEAKSRGIYEAPAMGLLHVAYERLLNAIHNEDTIASYHSEGRRLGRLMYEGRWFDPQALMLRESLQRWVAAVVTGEVTLRLRRGEDYSILDTRGEHFSYHPDKLSMERTENAAFGPVDRIGQLTMRNLDIADSRGKLEVYAEQDQLSGGFLEIMGELSPGGADAIAANPATRGLDDEDDALDRAAMEAGTD from the coding sequence GTGTCCAAGGTTCTGACGTCCCTGCCTGTCGGTGAACGAGTCGGGATCGCCTTCTCCGGCGGTCTCGACACCTCTGTCGCGGTCGCGTGGATGCGCGAGAAGGGTGCCGTGCCGTGCACCTACACCGCTGACCTCGGTCAGTACGACGAGGACGACATCGCCTCGATCCCCGGCCGCGCCGGGCAGTACGGCTCCGAGGTGAGCCGGCTCGTGGACTGCCGCCGCCCGCTGGTCGAGGAGGGCTTCGCGGCGATCGCCACCGGCGCCTTCCACATCCGCTCCGGCGGCCGCACCTACTTCAACACCACCCCCCTGGGCCGCGCCGTCACCGGCACCCTGCTGGTCCGGGCGATGGCCGAGGACGAGGTGTCCATCTGGGGCGACGGGTCGACCTTCAAGGGCAACGACATCGAGCGCTTCTACCGCTACGGGCTCATGGCCAACCCGGCGCTGCGGATCTACAAGCCGTGGCTGGACGCCGACTTCGTCTCCGAGCTCGGCGGCCGCCAGGAGATGAGCGAGTGGCTCACCGAGCGCGGCCTGCCCTACCGGGACAGCGCCGAGAAGGCCTACTCCACCGACGCGAACATCTGGGGCGCCACCCACGAGGCCAAGACCCTGGAGCACCTCGACGAGGGCATCGAGGTCGTCGACCCGATCATGGGCGTCGCCTTCTGGGACCCCGCCGTGGAGATCCCCACCGAGGACGTCACGATCCGCTTCGAGCGGGGCCGTCCGGTGGCCATCGACGGTGACGACTTCGGCGGCGACCCGGTCGCCCTGGTGCACGCGGCCAACGCCATCGGCGGCCGGCACGGGCTAGGGATGTCCGACCAGATCGAGAACCGGGTCATCGAGGCCAAGTCCCGCGGCATCTACGAGGCCCCGGCGATGGGCCTGCTGCACGTCGCGTACGAGCGGCTGCTCAACGCGATCCACAACGAGGACACCATCGCCAGCTACCACTCCGAGGGGCGGCGGCTGGGCCGGCTGATGTACGAGGGCCGCTGGTTCGACCCGCAGGCGCTCATGCTGCGCGAGTCGCTGCAGCGCTGGGTCGCCGCCGTCGTCACCGGCGAGGTCACCCTGCGGCTGCGTCGCGGCGAGGACTACAGCATCCTCGACACCCGCGGCGAGCACTTCAGCTACCACCCGGACAAGCTGTCCATGGAGCGCACCGAGAACGCCGCCTTCGGGCCGGTGGACCGGATCGGCCAGCTGACCATGCGCAACCTGGACATCGCCGACAGCCGCGGCAAGCTCGAGGTCTACGCCGAGCAGGACCAGCTCTCCGGCGGCTTCCTCGAGATCATGGGCGAGCTCAGCCCGGGCGGGGCCGACGCCATCGCCGCCAACCCGGCGACCAGGGGCCTGGACGACGAGGACGACGCGCTGGACCGGGCCGCCATGGAGGCCGGCACCGACTGA
- a CDS encoding PucR family transcriptional regulator: MAPRSRHGSSLSATTRLQVRRAGGELATTATRRIEERYGWYADLTARQRSWVAQVAQAGISGFIEWVDGHGRQDPRTTFAAAPRELTRAITLAQTLELSRTVIEVVDAAVEDLATAGDVPALREAVLRYSTEVAFGAAQVYATAAEQRGAWDARLESLVIDAVMRGEMDDSLLTRAAALGWDDVHDVVVIVGESPHVGDPTTEPAEAAAALHRAAARLDHPALAGVQGGRLVAVLGGVADPARRTATLAGLFGPGPLVHGTLVEDLVEGAISAAAAVAGHDAAHGWAGCPRPVAADDLLAERTLVGDELARASLVARIHQPLLAHPALLQTARTYLDSSAGLEGTARELIVHVNTVRYRLRRIAEITGYEITDPHDAFTVRVALTLGTILEGSSKDPA; this comes from the coding sequence ATGGCTCCTCGCTCCCGCCACGGCTCGTCGCTCTCGGCGACCACCCGGCTGCAGGTGCGGCGGGCCGGCGGCGAGCTGGCCACCACCGCCACCCGGCGGATCGAGGAGCGCTACGGGTGGTACGCCGACCTCACCGCGCGGCAGCGCTCCTGGGTCGCCCAGGTCGCCCAGGCGGGCATCTCCGGCTTCATCGAGTGGGTCGACGGGCACGGCCGCCAGGACCCCCGGACCACCTTCGCCGCCGCCCCGCGCGAGCTGACCCGGGCGATCACCCTGGCCCAGACCCTCGAGCTCTCCCGGACCGTCATCGAAGTGGTCGACGCGGCCGTCGAGGACCTCGCCACCGCCGGCGACGTCCCCGCGCTGCGCGAGGCGGTGCTGCGCTACTCCACCGAGGTCGCCTTCGGCGCCGCCCAGGTCTACGCCACCGCCGCCGAGCAGCGCGGCGCCTGGGACGCCCGCCTGGAGTCGCTGGTCATCGACGCGGTGATGCGCGGCGAGATGGACGACTCGCTGCTCACCCGCGCCGCCGCGCTCGGCTGGGACGACGTGCACGACGTCGTCGTCATCGTCGGCGAGTCGCCGCACGTCGGGGACCCCACCACCGAGCCGGCCGAGGCCGCGGCCGCGCTGCACCGGGCCGCGGCCCGTCTCGACCACCCGGCCCTGGCCGGGGTGCAGGGCGGGCGGCTGGTAGCGGTGCTCGGCGGGGTCGCCGACCCGGCCCGGCGCACCGCCACCCTGGCCGGCCTCTTCGGTCCCGGCCCGCTGGTCCACGGCACCCTGGTCGAGGATCTCGTCGAGGGGGCGATCTCGGCGGCCGCGGCGGTGGCCGGGCACGATGCGGCGCACGGCTGGGCCGGCTGCCCGCGCCCGGTGGCCGCCGACGACCTGCTGGCCGAGCGCACCCTCGTCGGCGACGAGCTGGCCCGGGCCAGCCTGGTCGCCCGCATCCACCAGCCGCTGCTGGCGCACCCGGCGCTGCTGCAGACCGCGCGCACCTACCTCGACAGCAGCGCCGGCCTGGAGGGCACCGCACGCGAGCTCATCGTGCACGTCAACACCGTGCGCTACCGGCTGCGCCGGATCGCCGAGATCACCGGCTACGAGATCACCGACCCGCACGACGCCTTCACCGTGCGGGTCGCGCTGACCCTCGGCACCATCTTGGAGGGTTCCTCCAAAGACCCGGCGTGA
- a CDS encoding acyltransferase domain-containing protein, with translation MLAITCPGQGSQTPGFLAPWLELPGTGERLDWLGTVAGIDLRTHGTTSDEATIKDTAVAQPLIVGAGLVTLLSLFSHPADGFRVVGVGAGHSVGEITAASAAGVISAEQAMVLVRERGNAMATASAVTPTGMSAVVGGDEDEVIAAIERHGLTPANRNGSGQVVAAGTMEDLAALAEDPPAKARVMPLKVAGAFHTEHMAPAVDVLARHARAISTHDARVPILSNADGSVVHSGTEVLRRIVSQVSRPVRWDLTMEAMKSLGVTGLIEIPPSGTLTGLAKRGLKGVETLALKTPDDLEAAHRMVREHGESRTASAPAWRIVVAPVKGTVSIPEHAVSGSLPSNTVVAQVSSLRDTHDVLAPHGGQVVEWLVEDGDPVSPGQPLVRLHPEGEVSA, from the coding sequence GTGCTTGCGATCACGTGCCCCGGACAGGGCTCCCAGACCCCCGGCTTCCTCGCTCCCTGGCTGGAGCTCCCCGGAACCGGCGAACGCCTCGACTGGCTGGGCACCGTGGCCGGCATCGACCTGCGCACCCACGGCACCACCAGCGACGAGGCCACGATCAAGGACACCGCGGTCGCCCAGCCGCTGATCGTCGGCGCCGGGCTGGTCACCCTGCTCTCCCTCTTCTCCCACCCGGCCGACGGCTTCCGCGTGGTCGGCGTCGGCGCCGGCCACAGCGTCGGCGAGATCACCGCGGCCAGCGCCGCCGGGGTCATCTCCGCCGAGCAGGCGATGGTCCTGGTCCGCGAGCGCGGCAACGCGATGGCGACCGCGAGCGCGGTCACCCCGACCGGCATGAGCGCCGTCGTCGGCGGCGACGAGGACGAGGTGATCGCGGCCATCGAGCGCCACGGACTGACCCCGGCCAACCGCAACGGCTCCGGCCAGGTGGTCGCCGCCGGCACGATGGAGGACCTCGCCGCGCTCGCCGAGGACCCGCCGGCCAAGGCCCGGGTGATGCCGCTGAAGGTGGCTGGCGCCTTCCACACCGAGCACATGGCCCCGGCCGTGGACGTCCTCGCCCGGCACGCCCGGGCGATCTCCACCCATGACGCCCGGGTGCCGATCCTCTCCAACGCCGACGGCAGCGTCGTGCACTCCGGCACCGAGGTGCTGCGCCGGATCGTCTCCCAGGTCAGCCGCCCGGTCCGCTGGGACCTGACCATGGAGGCGATGAAGAGCCTGGGCGTTACCGGCCTCATCGAGATCCCGCCGTCGGGCACCCTCACCGGTCTCGCCAAGCGCGGCCTGAAGGGGGTCGAGACCCTGGCGCTGAAGACCCCCGACGACCTCGAGGCCGCCCACCGGATGGTCCGCGAGCACGGCGAGTCGCGCACCGCCTCGGCCCCCGCCTGGCGGATCGTCGTCGCCCCGGTCAAGGGCACGGTCTCGATCCCCGAGCACGCCGTCTCCGGGAGCCTGCCGAGCAACACCGTCGTCGCCCAGGTCTCCTCGCTGCGCGACACGCACGACGTGCTCGCCCCGCACGGCGGTCAGGTCGTCGAGTGGCTCGTCGAGGACGGCGACCCGGTCAGCCCCGGCCAGCCGCTGGTGCGGCTGCACCCCGAGGGCGAGGTCTCGGCGTGA
- a CDS encoding beta-ketoacyl-ACP synthase 3 — translation MSARTLGAPTELRHARISGIGGYRPERVVPNAEIVDAIDSSDEWIRERSGIRTRHRAAPDETVVDMSVAASTGAIAQAGITPEQIDAVLVATVTHPYQTPAAAPEVAARFGIAAPAMDLSAACAGYCHAVSVANDMVRAGTADHVLVVGVEKLSDFTDPHDRGSAFIFGDGAGAAVVSVSDRPGIGPTIWGSDGDRKGLITQRDSWMELHAPEGTVGGRQWPAIVMEGPSVFRWAVWSMTEHAQAAMDAAGVAPEELSAFIPHQANVRIIDNLAKTLHLPADLPIARDIETTANTSAASVPLAMERMLREGEIAPGGLALQIGFGAGLVWAAQVVEIPTPAPGTQAASAEAATSPQSTPAPGEPTPAGT, via the coding sequence GTGAGCGCCCGCACCCTCGGCGCGCCGACCGAGCTGCGGCACGCCCGGATCAGCGGGATCGGCGGCTACCGGCCCGAGCGGGTCGTGCCCAACGCCGAGATCGTCGACGCCATCGACTCCTCCGATGAGTGGATCCGGGAGCGCTCGGGCATCCGCACCCGGCACCGCGCCGCGCCCGACGAGACCGTCGTCGACATGTCCGTGGCCGCTTCGACCGGCGCCATCGCCCAGGCCGGGATCACCCCCGAGCAGATCGACGCGGTGCTCGTCGCCACCGTCACCCACCCGTACCAGACGCCGGCCGCCGCCCCCGAGGTCGCCGCCCGCTTCGGGATCGCCGCGCCCGCGATGGACCTCTCCGCCGCCTGCGCCGGCTACTGCCACGCGGTGTCCGTCGCCAACGACATGGTCCGGGCCGGCACCGCCGACCACGTCCTCGTCGTCGGCGTCGAGAAGCTCTCCGACTTCACCGACCCGCACGACCGCGGCTCCGCCTTCATCTTCGGCGACGGCGCCGGAGCCGCCGTGGTCTCGGTCTCCGACCGGCCCGGCATCGGCCCGACCATCTGGGGCAGCGACGGCGACCGCAAGGGGCTGATCACCCAGCGTGACAGCTGGATGGAGCTGCACGCCCCCGAGGGCACCGTCGGCGGCCGGCAGTGGCCGGCGATCGTCATGGAGGGCCCGAGCGTCTTCCGCTGGGCGGTGTGGTCGATGACCGAGCACGCCCAGGCCGCGATGGACGCCGCCGGGGTCGCCCCCGAGGAGCTGTCCGCCTTCATCCCGCACCAGGCGAACGTGCGGATCATCGACAACCTCGCCAAGACCCTGCACCTGCCGGCCGACCTGCCGATCGCCCGGGACATCGAGACCACCGCGAACACCTCGGCCGCCTCGGTCCCGCTGGCGATGGAGCGGATGCTGCGCGAAGGGGAGATCGCCCCCGGCGGCCTCGCCCTGCAGATCGGCTTCGGCGCCGGCCTCGTCTGGGCCGCCCAGGTCGTCGAGATCCCCACCCCGGCTCCCGGCACCCAGGCGGCCAGCGCGGAGGCCGCCACCAGCCCGCAGAGCACGCCCGCACCGGGCGAGCCCACGCCCGCCGGCACCTAG
- a CDS encoding acyl carrier protein, giving the protein MAHSDQEILEGLAEIVSEETGIDTAEVTAEKSFTDDLDVDSLSMMTIAVTAEEKFGAKIPDEEVKNLKTVGDAVAYIKANQPA; this is encoded by the coding sequence ATGGCGCACAGCGACCAGGAGATCCTCGAGGGCCTCGCCGAGATCGTCTCGGAGGAGACCGGCATCGACACCGCCGAGGTCACCGCGGAGAAGAGCTTCACCGACGACCTCGACGTCGACTCGCTCTCGATGATGACGATCGCCGTCACCGCCGAGGAGAAGTTCGGGGCCAAGATCCCGGACGAGGAGGTCAAGAACCTCAAGACCGTCGGCGACGCCGTCGCCTACATCAAGGCCAACCAGCCCGCGTGA
- the fabF gene encoding beta-ketoacyl-ACP synthase II — MTSDQPTIVVTGVGATTPLGGTAEETWSAILAGQSGAATLEEDWVAEHELPVTFAAPLKVPARDVLARVETKRLDPFAQYALVAAREAWAAAGAPDVEPERLAVSIGSGIGGVQTLLTAWDTLNEKGPRRVYPLSIPMLMPNSASGTVSLDLGARAGAHTLVSACSSGAESIGHALRLIHDGVADVVVAGGSEGAIHPLPIAGFAAMQALSTRNDDPQAASRPYDTGRDGFVLGEGAAIMVLETEEHAKARGATIICTLAGQGISADAHHMAAPEPEGAGASRAMVAAVQDAGAQPTDVVHINAHATSTPVGDVAEIAAMRRAFGADVDQMPVSATKSMTGHLLGAAGSLEAVLTAFAVRDRVAPPSINIDELDPVVDIDVVRDEPRRLPDGQILALNNSFGFGGHNVALAFGSI; from the coding sequence ATGACCTCAGACCAGCCCACCATCGTCGTCACCGGCGTCGGCGCCACCACCCCGCTCGGCGGTACCGCCGAGGAGACCTGGAGCGCCATCCTCGCCGGCCAGTCGGGAGCCGCGACCCTCGAGGAGGACTGGGTCGCCGAGCACGAGCTGCCGGTGACCTTCGCCGCCCCGCTCAAGGTGCCCGCCCGGGACGTGCTGGCGCGGGTGGAGACCAAGCGTCTCGACCCCTTCGCCCAGTACGCGCTGGTCGCGGCGCGCGAGGCATGGGCGGCGGCGGGGGCCCCCGACGTCGAGCCCGAGCGGCTCGCCGTGAGCATCGGCAGCGGCATCGGCGGGGTGCAGACCCTGCTGACCGCCTGGGACACCCTCAACGAGAAGGGCCCACGGCGGGTCTACCCGCTGTCCATCCCGATGCTCATGCCGAACTCCGCCTCCGGCACCGTCTCCCTCGACCTGGGTGCACGGGCCGGGGCGCACACCCTCGTCTCGGCCTGCTCCTCCGGCGCGGAGTCCATCGGTCACGCGCTGCGCCTGATCCACGACGGCGTCGCCGACGTCGTCGTGGCCGGCGGCAGCGAGGGAGCGATCCACCCGCTGCCGATCGCCGGCTTCGCCGCGATGCAGGCGCTGTCCACCCGCAACGACGACCCGCAGGCGGCCTCGCGCCCCTACGACACCGGTCGTGACGGCTTCGTCCTCGGAGAGGGCGCGGCGATCATGGTGCTGGAGACGGAGGAGCACGCGAAGGCCCGCGGCGCGACCATCATCTGCACCCTCGCCGGTCAGGGGATCAGCGCCGACGCCCACCACATGGCCGCCCCCGAGCCCGAGGGCGCCGGGGCCAGCCGGGCGATGGTCGCCGCCGTGCAGGACGCCGGGGCCCAGCCCACCGACGTCGTGCACATCAACGCGCACGCCACCTCGACCCCGGTCGGGGACGTCGCCGAGATCGCCGCGATGCGGCGGGCCTTCGGCGCCGACGTCGACCAGATGCCGGTCAGCGCCACGAAGTCGATGACCGGTCACCTGCTCGGCGCGGCCGGGTCGCTGGAGGCCGTGCTCACCGCCTTCGCCGTCCGTGACCGGGTGGCACCGCCGTCGATCAACATCGACGAGCTGGACCCGGTGGTGGACATCGACGTCGTCCGTGACGAGCCGCGGCGGCTGCCGGACGGGCAGATCCTCGCGCTGAACAACTCCTTCGGCTTCGGCGGGCACAACGTCGCCCTGGCCTTCGGGAGCATCTGA